Proteins encoded within one genomic window of Bradyrhizobium sp. AZCC 1719:
- a CDS encoding vanadium-dependent haloperoxidase translates to MADHPTISTESDLASPALPATAVTRRSLLGGASIAVGAAVLASPPGMPGVAPAAAQTVGVSVDVRPLDAAFKRRAFEVRQACASNNEKIPIPPHPANGDEARYTNKIGSDTRGLPHDKRGEVEQAAWQAFSTACQSSDPADFEKIPLGGTRKLVNPIGTQAVSLSGLNATQIAIPPAPALASAERAGEAVEVYWQSLLRDVPLTELRDDTSNRDVLAATEELNKLADFRGPKSGGRVTPGTLFRANALYFDPTDAKGRSVTPPGVLDGPLISQFLLRDVPYASQSISAQIRTALPASEFLTEYEEWLAIQNGAAAKRRLQFDATPRYITTGRDLAEYVRAGPALGWAAALMLATPGGGTDQRYSGMYPLAEPISYPSNPYRKSKTQGPAGATFGLAYVQALLTTGISNSVRASYWQKYFVHRAVRPEAYGGLVHHRLANGVSDYPLHDSFLKSEALDRSKAKYGTYLLSQTYPEAAPLHSTYPGGATGVGAVTATILKAFFDESRVIINPVQPDPADPTRLVPYTGPPLTVGGELNKLAVNFGFGRNWAGIHWRSDASASMAIGEEVAIGMLRDERITLREPFDGFSFTRFDGSRVTI, encoded by the coding sequence ATGGCTGACCACCCCACCATTTCGACTGAATCTGATCTGGCATCGCCGGCCCTGCCGGCCACCGCGGTCACGCGCCGCTCGCTGCTCGGCGGAGCCAGCATCGCAGTTGGCGCCGCCGTGCTTGCGTCGCCGCCGGGCATGCCCGGAGTAGCCCCGGCCGCGGCGCAGACTGTGGGCGTGAGCGTGGACGTGCGCCCGCTCGACGCGGCGTTCAAGCGCCGCGCCTTCGAAGTCCGACAGGCCTGCGCGAGCAACAACGAGAAAATTCCCATCCCGCCGCACCCGGCGAATGGCGACGAGGCGCGCTACACCAACAAGATCGGTTCCGATACACGGGGCCTGCCGCACGACAAACGCGGCGAAGTGGAACAAGCTGCATGGCAGGCTTTCTCTACCGCCTGCCAGTCGAGCGATCCCGCTGATTTCGAGAAAATCCCGCTTGGCGGCACGCGCAAATTGGTCAATCCCATAGGCACACAAGCCGTCAGTCTCAGCGGCTTGAATGCTACTCAGATTGCGATACCGCCGGCACCGGCCCTTGCAAGCGCGGAGCGCGCCGGCGAGGCGGTCGAGGTATATTGGCAATCCCTGCTTCGTGATGTTCCGCTTACCGAGTTGCGCGACGACACCTCCAATCGCGACGTGCTTGCAGCAACCGAGGAACTCAACAAGCTTGCCGATTTCCGGGGGCCGAAGTCTGGTGGGCGCGTCACACCCGGTACGCTGTTTCGTGCCAATGCACTTTACTTCGACCCGACTGACGCGAAGGGCCGCTCCGTCACGCCTCCAGGCGTTCTGGACGGCCCGCTGATCTCGCAATTCCTGCTCCGGGACGTGCCCTACGCCTCACAGTCGATCAGTGCCCAAATTCGCACCGCGTTGCCCGCGAGCGAATTCCTGACCGAATACGAGGAGTGGCTGGCGATCCAGAACGGCGCCGCAGCGAAACGCCGGTTGCAGTTCGACGCGACACCGCGATACATCACGACAGGAAGAGATCTTGCGGAGTATGTCCGCGCTGGTCCCGCACTCGGGTGGGCGGCAGCGCTGATGCTTGCAACCCCCGGCGGTGGAACGGATCAACGGTACTCCGGCATGTATCCACTGGCGGAGCCCATATCCTACCCGTCTAACCCGTATCGGAAATCGAAAACACAGGGGCCTGCGGGTGCCACCTTCGGATTGGCCTATGTGCAGGCACTACTCACCACGGGGATCAGCAACTCCGTCCGCGCGTCCTACTGGCAGAAGTATTTCGTGCACCGGGCTGTGCGACCTGAAGCCTACGGCGGTCTGGTGCACCATCGCCTCGCCAATGGTGTGAGCGACTACCCGCTGCATGATAGCTTCCTGAAATCGGAAGCGCTTGATCGCAGTAAAGCCAAATATGGCACCTATCTTTTGTCGCAAACCTATCCGGAGGCCGCGCCCCTTCACTCCACCTATCCCGGCGGCGCTACAGGCGTTGGTGCCGTCACGGCTACCATCTTGAAAGCGTTTTTCGACGAGAGCCGCGTCATCATCAACCCGGTACAGCCCGATCCGGCCGACCCGACGAGGCTCGTGCCCTATACCGGGCCGCCGCTCACGGTTGGTGGAGAGTTGAACAAGCTCGCGGTGAATTTCGGTTTCGGACGGAATTGGGCGGGCATCCACTGGCGTTCCGACGCTTCTGCCTCAATGGCGATCGGCGAAGAAGTGGCTATCGGCATGCTGCGGGACGAGCGCATTACTCTCCGCGAACCCTTCGACGGCTTCTCCTTCACGCGCTTCGACGGCAGCCGCGTGACGATCTGA
- a CDS encoding fatty acid desaturase — protein MQTPIGSDDVPDARRWKRILGNYSTPSRPRSLAELAITALPLVMLWTAAWFTFSLGYAWASLLIAVPAAGFLLRLFMIQHDCGHGTFFAGRLANDWVGRVIGVLTLTPYDYWRRTHAIHHATTGNIDRRGIGDVDTLTVREYRALSWWGRLKYRLYRHPLIMFGLGPAYLFLLQQRIPVGLMRHGWQPWASTMATNLAIAVIVAVLTWFIGIKAFLLVHLPITLLAATAGVWLFYVQHQFEHTTWDRDESWNLHQAALYGSSHYELPALLRWFTANIGIHHVHHLSSRIPYYRLPHVLRDHPELRDVGHITLLQSFRCVRLVLWDEAQRRLVSFREIRARDF, from the coding sequence ATTCAGACTCCCATTGGCAGCGATGACGTCCCCGACGCTCGGCGTTGGAAGCGCATTTTGGGCAACTACAGCACCCCAAGTCGGCCGCGGAGCCTGGCCGAGTTGGCGATCACGGCCTTGCCGCTCGTCATGCTTTGGACCGCGGCCTGGTTCACGTTCTCCCTTGGTTATGCCTGGGCTTCATTGCTTATCGCGGTTCCGGCCGCTGGCTTTCTCTTACGCCTGTTCATGATCCAGCACGACTGCGGCCATGGCACCTTTTTTGCCGGCCGCCTGGCGAATGACTGGGTCGGCCGCGTCATTGGCGTGCTCACGCTCACGCCTTACGACTATTGGCGCCGCACGCATGCGATTCATCATGCCACCACCGGCAACATCGATCGCCGCGGCATCGGCGATGTCGATACGCTGACAGTGCGCGAATACCGGGCCCTTTCCTGGTGGGGTCGTCTGAAATACCGTCTTTATCGCCACCCGCTGATCATGTTCGGGCTCGGACCGGCCTATCTGTTTCTTTTGCAACAGAGGATTCCGGTCGGCCTCATGCGCCATGGTTGGCAGCCTTGGGCCAGCACAATGGCAACCAATCTCGCGATTGCCGTCATCGTCGCTGTGCTCACGTGGTTTATCGGGATCAAGGCGTTCCTGCTCGTGCATCTTCCGATTACGCTGCTGGCCGCCACGGCCGGCGTATGGCTGTTCTACGTGCAGCATCAGTTTGAGCACACGACGTGGGATCGCGACGAGAGCTGGAACCTGCATCAAGCCGCTCTGTACGGCAGCTCGCATTACGAACTGCCGGCGCTGCTACGTTGGTTCACAGCCAACATCGGTATTCACCACGTGCATCACCTCTCGAGCCGAATTCCCTATTACCGGCTGCCGCACGTGCTGCGTGACCACCCAGAACTGCGCGATGTCGGCCATATAACGCTCCTGCAGAGCTTTCGGTGTGTACGACTTGTGTTGTGGGACGAGGCGCAGCGCCGTTTGGTGTCGTTCCGGGAAATCAGAGCCCGGGACTTTTAG
- a CDS encoding AEC family transporter has translation MAVADLVLPVFAIIVTGWLAGWLGYISRSLADGLVHFAYNVAMPALLFVTIAQEPARNLLEWRFLLAFGGGSILCFAMVFLTVHLRWGRDRASSTLYGMAAAMTNTGFVALPILHSIYGQPAVLPAAIATLFVAGVMFPATVILLESEGRGAHARTAGLVMLVKQIVLNPMVLSTLIGLAWSITGLPMPALLAAYMNILAAALTPCALFAIGLSLSVEAIRSNVMASVALAVVKLVIMPLIVYGLCLASGLNPLYTIAAVICAAVPTAKTVYILAGEYKVEEPLVAATVSITTLVSVATLMGWLYALAAQAG, from the coding sequence ATGGCAGTCGCCGACCTGGTCCTTCCTGTGTTTGCGATTATCGTCACGGGTTGGCTGGCCGGTTGGCTCGGCTACATCTCGCGGTCGCTGGCCGACGGGCTTGTGCACTTCGCCTATAACGTCGCGATGCCGGCGCTGCTATTCGTCACCATCGCGCAGGAGCCGGCACGCAATCTTCTCGAATGGCGCTTTCTGCTGGCGTTCGGCGGTGGCTCCATTCTGTGCTTCGCTATGGTCTTTCTGACAGTCCACCTCCGGTGGGGACGCGACCGCGCCAGCAGCACGCTCTATGGAATGGCCGCGGCGATGACCAATACTGGATTCGTAGCGCTGCCAATCCTGCACTCCATCTACGGACAGCCTGCCGTTCTGCCCGCCGCCATCGCAACCTTGTTCGTGGCGGGGGTGATGTTCCCCGCGACGGTTATTCTCCTGGAAAGCGAGGGACGCGGCGCGCACGCGAGGACGGCAGGTTTGGTAATGCTGGTCAAGCAGATCGTGCTCAATCCGATGGTGCTATCGACTCTGATCGGTCTTGCGTGGTCGATCACAGGCCTGCCAATGCCGGCCTTACTCGCGGCCTATATGAACATCTTGGCGGCTGCTCTAACGCCGTGCGCGCTCTTCGCCATTGGACTAAGCCTGTCAGTTGAAGCTATACGCTCGAACGTCATGGCATCCGTCGCCCTCGCGGTCGTGAAGCTCGTAATCATGCCGCTGATCGTCTACGGGCTTTGTTTGGCGTCGGGCCTCAATCCGCTCTACACGATCGCCGCCGTCATCTGTGCCGCCGTGCCGACCGCCAAGACGGTGTATATCCTGGCAGGCGAGTACAAGGTGGAAGAGCCTCTGGTCGCGGCCACAGTCTCGATCACAACGCTGGTGTCGGTAGCGACGCTGATGGGCTGGCTCTACGCCCTCGCCGCACAGGCGGGCTAA
- a CDS encoding thioredoxin family protein, whose amino-acid sequence MATTATQVVLDTPAAEFRLPATDGKTYALDDVAGEKGTVVVFICNHCPYVKAVIDRMVSDARVLMSESIGFAAICSNDAASYPEDSFENMKRFAKAHDFPFPYLHDETQTVARAYGAVCTPDFFGYNADRKLKYRGRLDEGRTNPPRAGASRELVEAMRAIATTGVAPADQKASIGCSIKWKDA is encoded by the coding sequence ATGGCGACAACAGCTACCCAAGTCGTTCTTGATACGCCTGCGGCGGAGTTTCGACTCCCGGCCACCGACGGCAAGACTTACGCACTGGACGACGTTGCGGGCGAAAAAGGTACCGTCGTCGTCTTCATCTGCAACCATTGTCCCTATGTTAAAGCGGTGATCGACCGCATGGTTTCGGACGCCCGCGTGCTGATGTCGGAGAGCATAGGCTTTGCGGCGATTTGCTCGAACGATGCGGCGAGCTATCCCGAAGACTCATTTGAGAATATGAAGCGTTTCGCGAAGGCTCATGATTTCCCGTTTCCATATCTCCACGACGAGACCCAGACAGTCGCTCGGGCGTATGGGGCGGTCTGTACGCCGGACTTCTTCGGTTACAATGCCGACCGCAAGCTCAAGTATCGCGGCCGACTCGACGAAGGCCGCACAAATCCGCCTCGCGCGGGGGCGTCCCGAGAGCTTGTCGAGGCCATGCGTGCGATTGCGACTACCGGTGTGGCGCCGGCTGACCAAAAGGCGTCTATCGGCTGCTCGATCAAATGGAAGGACGCATAA
- the pdxA gene encoding 4-hydroxythreonine-4-phosphate dehydrogenase PdxA, whose protein sequence is MAKPLALTSGEPAGIGPDIALEAWRRRGELDLPPFYLLGDRAFFAERAKILGLSIDLADAVPEEASAAFATALPVVATGDIATAPPGLPDQTSASAALASIRHAVDHVRAGRAGAVVTNPIAKSVLYRAGFRHPGHTEYLAELAADGGRVPQPVMMLWSPALAVVPVTIHLSLREALAQLSAELIVTTARIAVADLKAHFGLAQPRLAISGLNPHAGEDGSLGSEDIDIVAPAVEMLRKEGIDARGPLPADTMFHAAARKTYDCAICMYHDQALIPIKTIAFDDAVNVTLGLPFIRTSPDHGTAFDIAGTGKANPSSLAAALRLAARMAATKPS, encoded by the coding sequence ATGGCAAAGCCCCTCGCGCTGACATCGGGCGAACCTGCGGGCATCGGCCCCGACATCGCCCTTGAAGCGTGGCGGCGGCGCGGTGAGCTGGACCTCCCGCCGTTCTACCTGCTCGGCGATCGCGCGTTCTTCGCCGAGCGGGCGAAAATCCTGGGATTGTCGATAGACCTCGCGGACGCCGTGCCTGAGGAAGCGAGCGCGGCATTTGCGACGGCCCTGCCCGTGGTCGCAACCGGCGACATCGCGACCGCGCCCCCCGGACTGCCAGACCAGACCAGTGCGAGCGCGGCGCTTGCCTCGATTCGTCATGCGGTCGACCACGTCAGGGCCGGACGCGCCGGCGCCGTCGTCACCAACCCGATCGCCAAGAGCGTGCTCTACCGCGCCGGATTCCGCCATCCCGGCCATACCGAGTATCTCGCCGAGCTTGCCGCCGATGGCGGCCGCGTGCCGCAGCCGGTGATGATGCTGTGGTCGCCGGCGCTCGCCGTCGTTCCCGTGACCATCCATCTTTCGCTGCGCGAGGCGCTGGCCCAGCTCTCAGCCGAGCTGATCGTCACGACAGCCCGGATTGCAGTTGCGGATCTGAAAGCCCATTTCGGCCTTGCCCAGCCACGCCTTGCGATATCGGGCCTCAATCCGCATGCCGGCGAAGACGGCTCGCTCGGCAGCGAAGACATCGACATCGTAGCACCCGCCGTCGAAATGCTGCGCAAGGAAGGCATCGATGCCCGGGGCCCGCTGCCGGCGGACACCATGTTCCACGCCGCGGCGCGCAAGACCTATGACTGCGCCATCTGCATGTATCACGACCAGGCGCTGATCCCGATCAAGACCATTGCGTTCGACGACGCCGTCAACGTCACGCTCGGATTGCCCTTCATCCGCACCTCGCCGGACCACGGCACCGCCTTCGACATTGCCGGCACCGGCAAAGCCAACCCGTCGAGTCTCGCCGCGGCGTTGCGGCTCGCCGCGCGCATGGCGGCGACGAAACCTTCATGA
- a CDS encoding alcohol dehydrogenase: MALMRRQSLVKFDAPLCETIVDTPKPQGREVLVRIERCGLCHSDLHIQDGYADLGGGKRLDTTRGMTLPFTLGHEIAGVVDEVGPDVSKELIGRKQAVFPWIGCGQCRDCANGDENLCVKQRFLGVSIDGGFATHVLVPDAKYLLDYDPLPVNQAATLMCSGVTAYGALKRLVDRPRQRNLLLIGLGGVGMMGLSFAQAMFKQNITVADLSPAARETALQNGAAVAYDPAEPEVIRRILKETEGGFDGVVDFAGNEKSMAFAVATVARGGKIVVSGLMGGNFSLPMVQWVYKRMTIEGFMVGTLAEAKELMALARAGKIKPTPMKEEPMADVQKWIDELRAGKVVGRIVLKN, from the coding sequence ATGGCGCTGATGCGTCGCCAGTCGCTGGTCAAGTTCGATGCGCCGTTGTGCGAAACCATTGTCGACACGCCGAAGCCGCAAGGACGCGAAGTCCTCGTCCGCATCGAGCGCTGCGGTCTCTGCCATTCCGACCTGCACATCCAGGACGGCTATGCCGATCTCGGCGGCGGCAAACGGCTCGACACCACGCGCGGCATGACGCTGCCGTTCACGCTCGGGCACGAGATTGCCGGCGTCGTCGATGAAGTCGGTCCCGATGTGTCGAAAGAGCTGATCGGAAGGAAGCAGGCGGTATTCCCCTGGATCGGCTGCGGCCAGTGCCGCGACTGCGCCAATGGCGACGAAAACCTCTGCGTCAAGCAGCGCTTCCTCGGCGTCTCCATCGATGGCGGCTTTGCCACTCACGTGCTGGTACCTGACGCCAAATATCTGCTGGATTACGATCCGTTGCCGGTCAATCAGGCGGCGACGCTGATGTGCTCGGGCGTCACCGCCTATGGCGCGCTGAAGCGGCTGGTCGACCGTCCGCGGCAGCGCAACCTTTTGCTGATCGGGCTCGGCGGCGTCGGCATGATGGGGCTTTCGTTCGCGCAGGCGATGTTCAAGCAGAACATCACGGTCGCCGACCTCTCTCCTGCCGCGCGCGAGACTGCGCTGCAGAACGGCGCAGCGGTTGCCTACGATCCGGCCGAGCCCGAGGTTATCAGGCGCATCCTGAAAGAGACCGAAGGCGGCTTCGACGGCGTCGTCGATTTTGCAGGCAATGAGAAATCGATGGCGTTCGCCGTTGCAACCGTCGCACGCGGCGGCAAGATCGTGGTGTCCGGCCTGATGGGCGGCAATTTCAGCCTGCCGATGGTGCAATGGGTCTACAAGCGCATGACCATCGAGGGCTTCATGGTCGGCACACTCGCCGAGGCCAAGGAATTGATGGCCCTCGCCCGCGCCGGCAAGATCAAGCCGACGCCGATGAAGGAAGAGCCGATGGCCGACGTCCAGAAATGGATCGACGAACTGCGCGCCGGCAAGGTGGTGGGACGTATCGTGCTGAAGAACTGA
- a CDS encoding peptidoglycan-binding domain-containing protein gives MRAWILALCVLAIVDSAHFAKAGLSSTPRGTLAPAETAIATDEATQETEEQIGLTKAKRRGVQRGLTKLGFKTKVNGKFDESTRAVIARWQEEHGYPTTGFLNAAQHRVLTDAAAEASKSGHQDRRRAGSRTRHSRGVGGPIGAIGGAVHGVVGGVVGGLFRR, from the coding sequence ATGCGCGCCTGGATCCTAGCATTGTGTGTCCTAGCGATCGTCGACAGCGCGCACTTTGCTAAGGCTGGTCTGAGCAGCACGCCTCGCGGAACGTTGGCACCCGCCGAAACGGCAATCGCTACCGACGAAGCGACTCAGGAGACCGAGGAACAGATCGGCCTCACCAAGGCAAAGCGTCGTGGAGTGCAACGTGGGCTAACCAAGCTCGGGTTCAAGACCAAGGTCAATGGGAAGTTCGACGAATCGACTCGCGCCGTCATCGCGCGCTGGCAGGAGGAGCACGGCTACCCTACGACTGGCTTCCTCAACGCCGCCCAGCACAGGGTACTAACGGACGCCGCGGCAGAGGCTAGCAAATCTGGCCATCAAGACCGTCGTCGCGCTGGGAGCCGTACTCGCCATTCGCGTGGTGTGGGCGGTCCAATCGGCGCGATCGGCGGCGCGGTGCACGGCGTTGTGGGGGGTGTGGTGGGCGGACTATTCCGCAGGTGA
- the rsmA gene encoding 16S rRNA (adenine(1518)-N(6)/adenine(1519)-N(6))-dimethyltransferase RsmA, whose protein sequence is MSAIDDLPPLREVIREHSLSARKSLGQNFLLDLNLTARIARAAGPLEGATIIEVGPGPGGLTRALLALGAKRVIAVERDERALAPLDYIAKRYPGRLEIVHADAQRFDPRPMLGGERAKIVANLPYNIATALLVDWLSIEPWPPWYDMMVLMFQREVAERIVAKENDEAYGRLAVLANWRSETKILFDISPAAFVPQPKVTSSVVRLAPREAPEPCDRRALEQVAAAAFGQRRKMLRQSLKSLSVDPARLAEAAHIDPTRRAETIPISGFVAMARELTDIRSIKT, encoded by the coding sequence ATGAGCGCGATCGACGATCTGCCGCCGCTGCGCGAGGTCATCCGCGAACATTCCCTGTCGGCCCGCAAATCGCTCGGTCAGAATTTTCTGCTCGACCTCAACCTCACCGCGCGGATTGCACGCGCCGCTGGCCCGCTCGAAGGCGCCACCATCATCGAGGTCGGTCCCGGCCCCGGCGGCCTGACGCGCGCGCTGCTGGCGCTCGGCGCCAAACGCGTCATCGCGGTCGAGCGCGACGAGCGCGCGCTGGCGCCGCTCGATTACATCGCCAAGCGCTATCCTGGCCGGCTGGAGATCGTTCACGCCGACGCGCAGCGCTTCGATCCCCGCCCGATGCTGGGCGGCGAGCGGGCAAAAATCGTCGCCAACCTGCCCTACAATATCGCGACCGCGCTTCTGGTGGACTGGCTCTCGATCGAGCCATGGCCGCCCTGGTACGACATGATGGTGCTGATGTTTCAGCGCGAGGTCGCCGAGCGGATCGTCGCCAAGGAGAACGACGAGGCCTACGGCCGGCTCGCGGTGCTCGCCAACTGGCGCTCGGAGACCAAAATCCTGTTCGACATTTCCCCCGCCGCGTTCGTGCCGCAGCCGAAAGTGACCTCCTCGGTGGTGCGGCTGGCGCCGCGTGAGGCACCCGAGCCGTGTGACCGCCGCGCCCTCGAACAGGTGGCGGCCGCGGCCTTCGGCCAGCGCCGCAAAATGCTGCGGCAGAGCCTCAAATCGCTCTCGGTCGATCCCGCCCGGCTGGCCGAAGCCGCGCATATCGACCCGACCAGGCGCGCCGAAACCATTCCAATCTCCGGCTTTGTTGCCATGGCCCGCGAATTGACCGATATACGAAGCATAAAAACTTAA
- a CDS encoding SurA N-terminal domain-containing protein has product MPTITLLPRRFWSLIAGGAVALAVLAGGASPLQAQSVAVMVNGEPITTLDIEQRTKLNFLTTRKQMPRKEVIEELIDEKVKIKEGKRFGVDPSASDMDQAYAGMSQRMRISPEQLTKSLESQGVRPETLKARLKAEMVWGSLVRGRFKESLQVGEKDVADAAQQSGEATQADAFEYRLQPIVLIVPRGSAQSAIDLRRKEAESLRERVQSCEQANSYFKSMQNAAIRGIVTKTSADIPGPLRELLDKTPVGRLTPPEITKQGVEMVALCDRKPTKIDTPKKREIREKMYAQKYEAKSKAYLADIRKAAMIEYR; this is encoded by the coding sequence ATGCCGACCATTACGCTCCTTCCTCGCCGATTTTGGTCCCTGATCGCCGGCGGCGCCGTTGCGCTTGCCGTTCTGGCCGGCGGCGCTTCACCGCTGCAAGCGCAGTCCGTGGCAGTGATGGTGAACGGTGAGCCCATCACCACTCTCGATATAGAGCAGCGCACCAAGCTCAACTTCCTGACCACGCGGAAGCAGATGCCGCGCAAGGAGGTGATCGAGGAACTGATCGACGAAAAGGTGAAGATCAAGGAGGGCAAGCGGTTCGGCGTCGATCCCAGCGCAAGCGATATGGATCAGGCCTATGCGGGAATGAGCCAGCGGATGCGTATCTCGCCCGAACAGTTGACCAAGTCCCTGGAGAGCCAGGGGGTCCGGCCGGAAACGCTGAAGGCCCGCCTCAAGGCCGAGATGGTCTGGGGCAGCCTGGTGCGCGGCCGTTTCAAGGAGAGCCTCCAGGTCGGCGAGAAGGACGTTGCCGACGCCGCCCAGCAAAGCGGCGAAGCGACCCAGGCCGACGCGTTCGAATACAGGCTGCAGCCAATCGTGCTGATCGTGCCGCGCGGCTCGGCGCAAAGCGCGATCGACTTGCGGCGCAAGGAGGCAGAGTCCTTGCGCGAGCGCGTGCAGAGTTGCGAGCAGGCCAACTCCTACTTCAAGTCGATGCAGAATGCCGCGATCCGCGGCATCGTCACCAAGACTTCGGCCGACATACCCGGCCCGCTTCGCGAGCTCCTGGACAAGACGCCGGTCGGTCGCCTGACCCCGCCCGAAATCACCAAACAGGGCGTCGAGATGGTGGCGTTGTGCGACCGCAAGCCGACCAAGATCGATACGCCGAAGAAGCGGGAGATCCGGGAAAAGATGTACGCGCAGAAGTACGAGGCAAAGTCGAAGGCTTACCTGGCCGACATCCGCAAAGCTGCGATGATCGAATATCGTTGA